The following are encoded in a window of Flavobacteriales bacterium genomic DNA:
- a CDS encoding DTW domain-containing protein, protein MSIKDLRPQKELQKKQETTEARAFCFNCRRAKKVCICKMIVPQKNQVRIGILQHPNEKKKAFSTALASHLSLENSFLINSLEFDDQTMLHNELEKFEHNEIGLLFPSKEAKNLEIAPKNLKLLLMIDGTWSEAKKMIQHSETLKTIPQYQLIPKEKSRFVLRKEPDAQFLCTLEAIVYSLRIVENDSKAYEKLLEMLDQMQDFQASFQNENPRHKKHFENKKVMARIKELRKLLYSQNLEGIDFSEWKKELEELEKNLKSLQKNQPK, encoded by the coding sequence ATGTCGATAAAAGATTTAAGACCTCAAAAAGAGCTTCAGAAAAAACAGGAAACTACAGAAGCTAGAGCATTTTGTTTCAACTGCCGAAGAGCAAAAAAAGTATGTATTTGTAAAATGATTGTTCCACAAAAAAACCAAGTGAGAATAGGAATTTTACAACATCCCAATGAAAAGAAAAAAGCCTTTAGTACGGCATTAGCTTCCCATTTGTCTTTAGAAAACAGTTTTTTGATCAATAGTTTAGAATTTGATGATCAAACAATGCTTCATAATGAATTAGAAAAATTTGAACACAACGAAATTGGCTTACTTTTCCCATCAAAAGAAGCAAAAAACCTTGAGATCGCCCCAAAAAACTTAAAACTTCTTCTAATGATTGATGGAACTTGGAGTGAAGCTAAAAAAATGATTCAACACTCCGAAACATTAAAAACAATTCCTCAATACCAATTAATTCCCAAGGAAAAATCACGCTTTGTACTCAGAAAAGAACCCGATGCACAGTTTCTCTGTACTCTGGAGGCTATTGTTTATAGTTTAAGAATTGTAGAAAATGATTCTAAAGCATACGAAAAGCTTCTTGAAATGCTTGATCAAATGCAAGATTTTCAAGCATCTTTTCAAAATGAAAATCCTCGTCATAAAAAACACTTCGAAAATAAAAAAGTGATGGCAAGAATCAAAGAACTTAGAAAATTATTATACTCTCAAAATCTAGAAGGCATCGATTTTTCGGAATGGAAAAAGGAATTAGAAGAATTAGAAAAAAACTTGAAATCTCTTCAAAAGAATCAGCCTAAATAA
- a CDS encoding acyloxyacyl hydrolase encodes MEFRSYIYQAMFILLLFTLNTQDTCGQQSSPNSSIFEPSTEWPEIPGLHHGGPITLTNEKIFIRVASAAALSYIIAKYVVKPKSTEDYYQFRTSLTVGEYKTVLRQHIGVERRIAPWFAVALEFSLQQWFDERKNLESKNKFGMGIGLQPYFRWHILGSKKWSPFLEYGTGFFQGFEKFPHTGTHFTFSHSSHIGIEYTNKKGSKFRLSYGQFHYSNNDWWEVNPSYNGNGLNFTYAWKL; translated from the coding sequence ATGGAATTTAGATCATACATTTACCAAGCAATGTTCATATTGCTTCTGTTCACACTTAATACTCAAGACACATGTGGACAACAATCTTCTCCAAACAGTTCTATCTTTGAACCTTCTACAGAATGGCCAGAAATTCCAGGTTTGCATCATGGAGGACCTATCACCTTAACAAATGAAAAGATATTTATACGGGTTGCAAGTGCCGCAGCACTTTCCTATATTATTGCCAAATATGTGGTAAAACCAAAATCTACTGAAGATTATTATCAATTCAGAACCAGTTTAACTGTAGGTGAATACAAAACTGTTTTGAGACAACATATTGGTGTTGAAAGACGAATAGCCCCTTGGTTTGCTGTGGCTTTAGAATTTAGTCTGCAACAATGGTTTGATGAAAGAAAGAATTTGGAATCAAAAAATAAATTCGGAATGGGAATAGGTCTTCAACCCTATTTTAGATGGCATATTTTAGGCTCGAAAAAATGGAGTCCTTTTTTAGAATACGGAACAGGTTTTTTTCAGGGATTTGAAAAATTCCCACATACAGGTACGCATTTTACATTTTCTCATTCTAGCCATATAGGAATAGAATATACTAACAAAAAAGGGAGTAAATTCCGATTAAGTTACGGGCAGTTTCATTACTCAAACAATGATTGGTGGGAAGTAAACCCTAGCTACAATGGAAACGGTCTGAACTTTACATATGCTTGGAAATTGTAA
- a CDS encoding DUF4377 domain-containing protein: MKTIIYSTVFCLLLFGIMSCKSNKARTVETDKKMTFWVLNIQNEMDGQTLTLKNEKGEKFTTIISPANGNYIELKKGDKISALVTSYLKNTEPLQLVTKNIKMIEGNMTTKNQEKTWWIHSRKTKSNDQFGSSITCLQYQENDILNQNGEWKVLCDPIKYFQFIEGYYYKVKITQKLLKDSELLVDRSATEQELITVIERVKDTEYINPIKTSIKTDKENYLQGENIKLTMEITNTGKEAYTFLPWGTPLEGNFTGSSLLILKDGKRIPYSGIMVKRMPPKKSDYKTLVENQSFQGSVNLADGYQLLESGTYTIQFEETYAGLPASNTINVSIQ; the protein is encoded by the coding sequence ATGAAAACAATTATCTACTCCACCGTATTCTGCTTATTACTTTTTGGAATCATGTCTTGTAAATCTAATAAAGCTCGAACTGTAGAAACGGATAAAAAAATGACATTTTGGGTTCTTAATATTCAAAATGAAATGGATGGTCAAACATTAACGCTAAAGAACGAAAAGGGCGAGAAATTCACCACCATCATAAGTCCCGCAAATGGAAATTATATTGAATTGAAAAAGGGTGACAAAATATCTGCTTTGGTGACATCCTATCTCAAGAATACAGAACCTTTGCAACTAGTTACCAAAAATATAAAAATGATTGAGGGAAATATGACTACTAAAAATCAAGAAAAAACTTGGTGGATACATTCAAGAAAAACAAAGAGTAACGATCAGTTTGGAAGCTCCATTACTTGTCTCCAATACCAAGAAAACGACATCCTAAATCAAAATGGTGAATGGAAAGTACTCTGTGATCCTATCAAATATTTTCAATTTATTGAAGGGTATTACTATAAAGTGAAAATTACACAAAAACTCCTTAAAGACTCTGAATTACTTGTGGATCGTTCTGCTACAGAACAAGAATTAATTACCGTTATTGAAAGAGTAAAAGATACAGAATATATCAACCCAATAAAAACCTCCATTAAAACTGATAAAGAGAATTATCTCCAAGGAGAAAACATCAAACTTACAATGGAAATTACCAATACTGGAAAAGAAGCTTATACTTTTCTACCTTGGGGAACCCCACTAGAAGGTAATTTTACAGGAAGTAGCCTTTTGATTCTCAAAGATGGAAAACGTATACCTTACTCGGGAATAATGGTGAAACGAATGCCTCCTAAAAAATCAGATTATAAAACACTAGTAGAAAATCAATCTTTTCAAGGCAGCGTAAATTTAGCTGATGGATATCAACTATTAGAATCAGGAACTTACACAATACAATTTGAAGAAACTTATGCTGGCTTACCAGCATCAAACACAATAAACGTTTCGATACAATGA
- a CDS encoding endonuclease/exonuclease/phosphatase family protein: protein MRAIIFFALSTFLLGCHKNNVLNAPQNSELSIMSFNLRYDNSEDGTHQWTNRKNACVKMLDEIKPDILGIQEGLEHQVGFLKSKFPNYNVVGEINENGPYGEYKSIFFKKERFILLKSETFWLSETPEVPSKGWDANNTRIVSWVKLKDQKNKQNIYVFNTHFDHIGKISQLNSSKLLHKKIKNIVKDHAPVFITGDFNMLFGNKRMKALTNNYNVAHKNSERTDGHASFNGFGKWGGILSRNIDFIFFLNAKSLQYQTINKKYGVPYISDHYPILARFKYKSL, encoded by the coding sequence ATGAGAGCTATAATATTTTTCGCTTTGAGCACTTTTTTACTAGGTTGTCATAAAAATAATGTTTTGAACGCACCACAAAACTCTGAGCTTTCTATCATGTCCTTTAATCTAAGATATGACAACTCTGAAGATGGGACTCATCAATGGACAAATAGAAAAAATGCATGCGTAAAAATGCTTGATGAAATCAAACCTGATATCTTAGGTATCCAAGAAGGCTTAGAGCATCAGGTAGGTTTCTTAAAATCGAAATTCCCAAACTATAATGTTGTGGGAGAAATAAATGAAAATGGACCTTATGGAGAATACAAAAGTATTTTCTTTAAAAAAGAACGATTTATTTTACTGAAAAGTGAAACGTTTTGGCTTAGTGAAACTCCTGAAGTTCCCTCAAAAGGTTGGGATGCAAATAACACAAGAATTGTAAGCTGGGTTAAACTAAAAGATCAAAAAAACAAGCAAAACATCTATGTGTTTAATACACACTTTGACCATATCGGAAAAATATCTCAATTAAACTCCAGTAAACTCTTACATAAAAAAATAAAAAACATTGTAAAAGATCATGCTCCAGTTTTTATCACGGGTGATTTTAATATGTTGTTTGGCAATAAGAGAATGAAAGCCTTAACGAACAACTATAATGTTGCCCACAAAAACTCTGAAAGAACTGATGGACACGCCTCGTTTAATGGATTTGGTAAATGGGGAGGAATTCTTTCAAGGAATATAGATTTCATTTTTTTTCTAAATGCAAAATCCCTCCAATACCAAACAATTAATAAGAAATATGGCGTTCCATATATCTCAGATCACTACCCCATTCTAGCTAGATTCAAATATAAAAGTCTCTAG
- a CDS encoding Crp/Fnr family transcriptional regulator — MILLSDYIRENYNKSFKDDDYSFELVSKKVKKGTIIYPYHRIGKNIYFLNSGIVETTISFGEIEKTLSFIFEGNFFCAFASLLTQSPSEIQGTALTDCEFQVIPYVEYKKLCESVLLVNQIGRQEVENYYLNKYLRERDLLTKTKEEMYLDLLKTNPHIVKNIPLKKIANYFGILPETLSRIRKKIK; from the coding sequence ATGATTTTACTGAGTGATTATATTAGGGAAAACTACAATAAATCTTTTAAGGATGATGATTATTCCTTTGAACTCGTTTCAAAAAAAGTAAAAAAGGGCACCATCATTTACCCATATCATAGAATAGGAAAAAATATCTATTTTCTGAATTCAGGAATCGTTGAAACAACTATCAGTTTTGGAGAAATTGAAAAAACATTAAGCTTTATTTTCGAAGGCAACTTCTTCTGTGCATTTGCTTCATTACTCACTCAAAGCCCATCTGAAATACAAGGTACAGCACTCACAGACTGTGAGTTTCAAGTAATACCATACGTGGAATATAAAAAACTTTGCGAAAGCGTTCTATTAGTGAATCAAATAGGGCGTCAAGAAGTTGAAAATTATTATCTCAATAAATACCTAAGAGAACGGGATTTACTTACAAAAACTAAAGAAGAAATGTATTTGGACTTATTAAAAACAAATCCACATATTGTTAAAAATATTCCATTGAAAAAAATTGCTAATTACTTTGGAATTCTTCCTGAAACACTCAGCAGAATTCGTAAAAAAATAAAATAG
- the murB gene encoding UDP-N-acetylmuramate dehydrogenase: protein MQIYHNISLKNYHTFGIEQKAKTLIEIEHEDEIPQISEMIEGKEYLVIGQGSNLLFTKDFEGIIIHQKQEGVQIERQDDKNVWITVEAGKNWHEFVKWSLDHQCFGLENMALIPGTVGASPVQNVGAYGKEAKDFVVSVRAFNLVSNKWEDFTHSDCEFEYRNSFFKKNLGKYLVSKVRFKLHKEPVIDASYGAIQNVLNKNGIQNPQPIDIFNAVVEIRNSKLPNPQEIGNAGSFFKNPVITKQHWEKILKKYPDAKHYPLENGMIKIPAGWMLDRLGWKGKKFDDFGVYDKQALVLVNYGSARGEEIQELAKKIIRNVKEEFEIDLEPEVQMF from the coding sequence ATGCAAATCTATCATAATATTTCGCTAAAAAACTATCATACTTTTGGAATAGAGCAAAAGGCAAAAACGCTCATTGAGATTGAACATGAAGATGAAATTCCTCAAATTTCAGAAATGATTGAAGGAAAGGAATATTTGGTGATCGGGCAAGGGAGTAATCTTCTTTTTACCAAAGATTTTGAGGGAATCATTATTCATCAGAAACAAGAAGGAGTACAGATAGAAAGGCAAGATGATAAAAATGTTTGGATCACCGTTGAGGCAGGAAAAAACTGGCATGAATTTGTAAAATGGAGCCTTGATCATCAGTGTTTTGGGTTAGAAAATATGGCTTTAATTCCTGGAACGGTAGGTGCTTCACCTGTTCAAAATGTAGGAGCTTATGGAAAAGAGGCAAAAGATTTTGTGGTTTCTGTACGAGCTTTTAATTTAGTTTCAAACAAATGGGAAGATTTTACTCATTCAGATTGTGAGTTTGAATATCGAAATTCATTCTTTAAGAAAAATTTAGGCAAATATTTGGTTTCTAAAGTTAGATTCAAATTACATAAAGAACCCGTTATAGACGCATCTTATGGTGCTATTCAAAATGTGTTAAATAAAAATGGAATCCAGAATCCTCAGCCAATAGATATTTTTAATGCCGTTGTGGAAATACGAAATTCAAAATTACCGAACCCACAAGAAATTGGAAATGCAGGTAGTTTTTTTAAGAATCCTGTAATTACGAAACAACATTGGGAGAAAATCCTAAAAAAATATCCAGATGCAAAGCATTATCCGCTTGAAAATGGAATGATTAAAATTCCCGCAGGATGGATGCTTGATCGTTTAGGGTGGAAAGGAAAAAAGTTTGATGATTTTGGAGTTTATGATAAACAAGCCTTGGTTCTTGTGAATTATGGTTCCGCAAGGGGAGAAGAGATTCAAGAATTGGCAAAAAAGATTATTAGAAATGTAAAAGAAGAATTTGAGATTGATCTAGAGCCTGAGGTACAAATGTTTTGA
- a CDS encoding carboxypeptidase-like regulatory domain-containing protein, with translation MQKNIIILLLFIGNFLNAQVTSGKLEGYIKSGVSKEALPGVNILLFDTETGKKYGTSSRSDGYYSFNHVATSKNYQLEISFIGYQTEKRQNIAILLGQTTKLNFLLNEENNALEEIVLSDESEKATNNQADFLINQEKKDKIPTINRGIQDLTNTMSSANLNSFAGASNRFNNLNIDGMVNNDVIGFQEPASGASGSTATGSPGALAQTQPIGFGAIKELSVKLSPFDVSVGNFTGANINLITKNGTNRWSGNAYLFGHNQNLLGNYSNGVMQEKGDFYDAQYGLSFGGPIKKDKAFVFFNVEQTKRKENVMNAPGSSGSRISLASVKKIANHLKDQYNYDPGTFENADLKRESTKVFGRLDYNISPKHTLVFRNNLIFSESDQLEWNANFFNFGNQGFQHQSVANSSIVELSSFFDENTHNKFSIGYNYVNEDRDYQGRVFPHIQIDEGAANTIFAGSYREASVFGNTQNTWQLQEKIEFSKDKHTFSGGFGGEFSKIEYRFLSAWNGRWEYGSVNDFLNDRPSRIRGVYNSLNNDYEHNRMKPSAAFGILMWNAFLQDEYRYHDRLKFQFGLRMDGVLLDEKLPVSQEIKNTPEFAHFENTLSTKPRINPRFSFEYQSKNERPITLSGGTGFYSGRIPNLWFAYAEYISGTEYFNVDIRPQNSIKLTEDLSDLANQQSGLTEINLINNDFKLPREWKSQLGIQVPLAENWRFSFEGMYHKVIDGIYFQSINRKNVQKNYDGADNRAYFSLPKEEQKINKNFTNVFLLKNTNKGYRYQLSANIQTKIKNYEASLGYTYGVSKDLSSTVRNSHAANFEWNQTIQGNEPQLSYSNFDLRHKFVSFHTYSIPFKKGNLNLGLFYTLRSGSPYSFIYSGDVNKDGSSKNDLIYIPQNSTEIQFQEYTNEQGALITKEQQWKDLDEYINSIDYLTENRGTYAKRNGARTPWNQEINLSLSYDFSVWKTKRLKLSADIFNVANLLNKNWGKLVYVPNVVNSSYRLLDFKGIEDNKPVYQFKKPNGKPWIIDNFNSRWRVQLGVSLEF, from the coding sequence ATGCAAAAAAACATTATAATTCTCTTGTTATTTATCGGGAATTTTCTAAATGCACAGGTAACAAGTGGAAAATTAGAAGGATATATTAAGTCTGGAGTAAGCAAGGAAGCACTGCCAGGAGTTAATATTTTATTATTCGACACAGAAACGGGAAAGAAATATGGAACCAGTTCTCGCTCTGATGGCTATTATTCTTTTAATCATGTAGCAACTTCTAAAAATTATCAGCTAGAAATAAGTTTTATTGGTTATCAAACCGAAAAAAGGCAAAATATCGCGATACTTTTGGGACAAACTACCAAATTGAATTTCCTTTTGAACGAGGAAAATAATGCTCTTGAAGAAATCGTATTGAGCGATGAGTCTGAAAAAGCGACGAACAATCAGGCCGATTTTTTGATTAATCAGGAAAAAAAAGATAAAATCCCGACGATAAATAGAGGAATTCAAGATTTAACCAACACGATGAGCTCTGCAAATCTTAATTCTTTTGCAGGGGCGAGTAATAGATTCAACAATCTCAATATAGATGGGATGGTTAATAATGATGTAATTGGTTTTCAAGAACCCGCTAGCGGAGCTTCTGGAAGTACTGCCACAGGTTCTCCTGGTGCTTTGGCTCAAACACAACCCATTGGTTTTGGCGCAATCAAAGAATTATCGGTTAAACTGAGCCCTTTTGATGTTTCAGTGGGGAATTTTACAGGAGCAAATATCAATTTAATTACCAAAAATGGAACGAATCGTTGGTCTGGAAATGCTTATTTGTTTGGACATAATCAAAATCTATTAGGAAATTATTCCAATGGAGTTATGCAGGAAAAAGGAGATTTTTACGACGCTCAATATGGTTTGAGTTTTGGTGGACCTATCAAAAAAGATAAAGCATTTGTGTTTTTTAATGTAGAGCAAACGAAACGCAAGGAAAACGTGATGAATGCGCCTGGTTCTTCTGGAAGTAGGATAAGCTTAGCTTCAGTTAAAAAAATTGCAAATCATCTAAAAGATCAATATAACTACGATCCTGGTACATTCGAAAATGCCGACCTAAAGCGTGAAAGCACGAAAGTTTTTGGTCGTTTAGATTATAATATTTCACCAAAGCATACCTTAGTATTTAGAAATAATTTGATTTTTAGTGAATCTGACCAATTGGAGTGGAATGCGAATTTTTTCAATTTTGGGAATCAGGGATTTCAGCATCAGAGTGTTGCCAATTCATCAATAGTAGAACTGAGCAGCTTTTTTGACGAAAATACGCATAATAAATTCTCTATTGGGTATAATTATGTGAACGAGGATAGAGATTATCAAGGGCGTGTATTTCCTCATATTCAGATAGATGAAGGTGCAGCAAATACAATATTTGCAGGTTCCTATCGAGAAGCATCTGTTTTTGGAAATACCCAAAACACTTGGCAATTGCAAGAGAAGATTGAGTTTTCTAAAGACAAACACACTTTTTCTGGTGGTTTTGGAGGAGAGTTTAGTAAAATTGAATACCGATTTTTGTCGGCTTGGAATGGAAGATGGGAATACGGATCAGTAAATGATTTTTTAAACGATCGCCCATCGAGAATTAGAGGGGTTTATAATAGTTTGAATAATGATTATGAACACAATAGAATGAAGCCGTCGGCTGCTTTTGGTATTCTTATGTGGAATGCGTTTTTACAAGATGAATATCGTTACCATGATCGCTTGAAATTTCAATTTGGATTAAGAATGGATGGTGTCTTGCTGGATGAAAAACTACCCGTAAGCCAAGAGATAAAGAATACTCCAGAATTTGCTCATTTTGAAAACACTCTTTCTACAAAACCAAGAATTAATCCACGTTTTTCTTTTGAATATCAATCTAAGAATGAACGTCCTATAACACTTAGTGGGGGAACAGGTTTTTACTCGGGTAGAATTCCAAATTTGTGGTTTGCTTATGCTGAATATATTTCGGGAACAGAATACTTTAATGTAGATATAAGACCTCAAAACTCCATAAAACTTACCGAAGATTTATCAGATTTAGCGAATCAGCAATCGGGACTCACTGAAATAAATTTGATCAATAATGATTTCAAACTACCCAGAGAGTGGAAAAGCCAATTGGGTATTCAGGTTCCATTAGCAGAAAATTGGAGATTCAGTTTCGAAGGAATGTATCATAAAGTGATAGATGGTATTTATTTTCAATCAATTAATAGAAAAAATGTTCAAAAAAACTACGATGGAGCTGATAATAGAGCATATTTTTCTTTACCAAAAGAGGAACAAAAGATCAATAAGAATTTCACTAATGTATTTTTGCTAAAAAATACGAATAAAGGTTATCGTTATCAATTGAGCGCAAATATCCAAACGAAGATAAAAAATTATGAAGCAAGTTTGGGCTATACTTATGGAGTGAGTAAGGATCTTTCGAGCACTGTGCGAAATTCCCATGCAGCAAACTTTGAATGGAATCAAACGATCCAAGGGAATGAGCCTCAATTATCTTATTCAAATTTTGATTTAAGGCATAAATTTGTTTCTTTCCATACCTATTCTATTCCTTTTAAGAAGGGTAATTTGAACCTAGGGTTGTTTTATACTTTGAGGTCTGGAAGTCCTTATTCGTTTATCTATTCTGGTGATGTGAATAAAGATGGATCTTCAAAAAATGATTTAATTTACATTCCGCAAAATTCTACAGAAATTCAATTTCAAGAATATACAAATGAACAGGGAGCTTTAATTACTAAAGAACAGCAATGGAAAGATCTTGACGAGTATATTAACTCTATAGATTATTTAACAGAAAATAGAGGAACTTACGCTAAGCGAAATGGTGCAAGAACCCCTTGGAATCAGGAAATTAATCTCTCTTTGTCTTATGATTTCTCTGTATGGAAAACAAAACGATTAAAATTATCCGCAGATATCTTTAATGTAGCAAATCTGCTCAATAAAAATTGGGGGAAACTCGTTTATGTACCTAACGTAGTAAACTCTAGTTATCGTTTACTGGATTTTAAAGGAATTGAAGATAATAAGCCTGTTTACCAGTTCAAAAAGCCAAACGGAAAACCTTGGATCATTGATAATTTTAATTCTAGATGGCGAGTTCAACTTGGTGTTTCTCTGGAATTTTAA
- a CDS encoding glycosyltransferase, protein MTREKPIKKIILCVSNDLTTDQRLHKVCTSLLHHGYEPKLVGRKLSNSLPIKKKYETHRLHILFNKGFLFYAFLNIQLFFWLLFQRADFFVANDLDTLPAVKIASWIKRKNYLIDLHELFPEVPEIQSKPKVKKFWLWVEATFLPKSPRVITVCKSIADYLMAKYDVNISVVRNIPLKQDKSQEPKKESIPKILLYQGAVNLGRGINLMIDTLEFLPDFELWIIGNGDEYDTLKKYTSTKEYTQNVQFLGRKTPEELKKISPKAGLGLSWEENLGLNYYFALPNKLFDYIQAEIPVLTSDFPEMKNIVETYLIGETIHKRTPEEIAQQIRKIIESREYYQSLVENCRKAQEHLTWEMEFKNYLALLPPCR, encoded by the coding sequence TTGACTAGGGAAAAACCAATAAAGAAAATAATTTTGTGCGTCTCCAATGATTTGACCACAGACCAAAGACTTCATAAAGTCTGTACTTCTTTATTACACCATGGATATGAACCCAAATTGGTAGGAAGGAAACTCTCAAACTCGTTACCAATTAAGAAAAAATACGAAACCCATCGACTTCATATTCTTTTTAATAAAGGATTTCTTTTTTATGCATTTTTGAATATTCAATTATTCTTTTGGCTCTTATTCCAACGAGCAGATTTTTTTGTTGCCAATGATTTAGACACGCTTCCTGCCGTAAAAATAGCTTCTTGGATTAAACGTAAGAACTATTTAATTGATCTTCATGAACTTTTTCCCGAAGTTCCAGAAATACAAAGCAAACCGAAAGTAAAGAAATTTTGGCTTTGGGTGGAGGCAACTTTTTTACCCAAAAGTCCTAGGGTAATCACTGTTTGCAAAAGCATTGCCGATTATTTGATGGCAAAATATGATGTCAATATTTCGGTAGTAAGAAATATTCCTTTAAAACAAGATAAATCCCAGGAACCGAAAAAGGAAAGCATTCCTAAAATACTCCTTTACCAAGGTGCCGTAAATTTAGGAAGAGGAATCAATTTGATGATTGATACTTTGGAATTCCTTCCAGATTTTGAGCTTTGGATTATCGGAAACGGAGACGAATATGATACACTAAAGAAATACACTTCTACAAAAGAATATACCCAAAACGTTCAATTTCTTGGTAGAAAAACTCCCGAAGAGCTCAAAAAAATAAGTCCTAAAGCTGGCTTGGGTTTATCTTGGGAAGAAAACCTGGGGCTCAATTATTATTTTGCACTTCCCAATAAGTTGTTTGATTATATTCAAGCCGAAATCCCTGTGCTCACAAGTGATTTCCCAGAAATGAAAAACATTGTTGAAACTTACCTTATAGGCGAAACCATTCACAAAAGAACTCCTGAAGAAATTGCCCAACAAATTAGAAAAATCATCGAAAGTAGGGAATACTACCAATCACTTGTAGAAAATTGTAGAAAAGCTCAAGAGCATCTTACATGGGAAATGGAATTTAAGAACTATTTAGCCCTGCTCCCACCATGTCGATAA